The sequence CCGGTGGTCGGGTGCAGCCGGCCGGCGGCCAGGTTGAGCAGGGTGCTCTTGCCGGCGCCGTTCGGGCCCAGCACCACCCAGCGTTCGTCCAGCTCGACCCGCCAGTCGACGTCGTGCAGCAGCGCGGTGCCGGAGCGCTTGACACCGACCCCGTCGAGGCTGACCACCAGATCCAGGTCAACAGTCACCGGTCCATCCAACCACGCAGCCGCGCGGTGCCCCCCACGGGCGGGTCCACCGCCATATGGTGGGGCGCCGTGTCGTTGGTCACCACACCCTGAGGATGGTTCATGCCCGATCGCTGCCCGGAGCCACGCGGATGAGCGCGGTCATCGAGATCTCCGGTCTCCGTAAGACGTTTCACAGCCTGCGCCAGGGGCGCCGCGTCGCCGTGGACGGCTTCGACCTGCTGGTCGAGGCCGGGCAGGTCCACGGCTTCCTCGGGCCGAACGGCTCGGGCAAGACGACCACGCTGCGTGCCCTGCTCGGGTTGGTGCGGGCCGATGGCGGCCGGATGAGGGTGCTCGGGGCCGACTCGCCCGAGCGGCTGCCGGAGGTGGCGGGCCGGGTCGGCGCGATCGTGGAGAGCCCGCAGTTCTTCGGCAACTTCACCGCCCGGCGCACGCTGCGGCTGCTGGCCGTGGCCGGAGGTGTGCCCACGAGCCGGGTCGACGAGGTGCTGGAGCAGGTCGGCCTGCTGGACCGCAGCGAGGAGCGGGTGAAGGGCTACTCGCTGGGCATGAAGCAGCGGCTGGCGGTGGCGTCGGCGCTGTTGAAGCAGCCGGAGCTGCTGATCCTCGACGAGCCGGCGAACGGCCTGGACCCGGCCGGCATCCGGGAGATGCGGGACCTGATGCGGTCGCTGTCCGAGGCCGGGGTGACGGTGCTGCTCTCCAGCCACATCCTGGCCGAGATCCAGCTCATCTGCGACCACGTGACGATCATCAGCCGGGGCCGGCGGGTGACGCACGGCCGGGTGGACGAGGTGCTGGCCGGCTTCGACCAGCACGAGTGGCAGGTCCGGGTGGCCGAGCCGGAGCGGGCCGTGGAGCTGCTCGGACGGGCCGGCCTGTCGGTCACCGCCCACCCCGACCACCTGGTGGTCGCCGGGGTGGACGACCCGGAGCTGATCAGCCGCACGCTGGGCGAGCAGGGCCTCTGGGTACGCGAGCTGATCCCGCTCCGCCCGGACCTGGAGAGCGTCTTCCTGGAGCTGACCGGCACCACCCCGCACCCGATGGTGCCCCGCCAGCTCGACGGGCCGGCGGCCGGCCCGGACGACGTGGTGATCGACCTCGACGCGCGCGAGAACCGGGAGGTGGACGCGTGAACCTGGTCCGAGCCGAGCTGGAGCGGCTGACCGCCCGCCGCTTCGTGCAACTGATGGTGGTGCTGCTGCTGGTCGCCTTCGCGGTGACCGCGGCGACCACGCTGGCCGGGTCGCACCGGCCGACCGCGGCCGAGCTGAGCCAGGCCCGGGCGCAGGCCGCCGCGCAGGTACGCGAGCTGGAGATGGCGCACGACCGCTGCCTCCAGATCAAGGCGGGGCAGCTGGCGCCGACCGAGCACGACTACATCCCGGCGGACTGCGCCGAGGTGGACCCGGGCCGACAGGAGCGGCTGCCCATCGCGTCGGACTACCTCGAAGGCGTGTTCACCTTCGCCGCCGAGGCCCGGCCGCTGCTCTACTTCCTCATCACGTTCCTGGTGCTCTTCGGGTTCCTGGTCGGCGCCTCCTACATCGGCGCCGATCTGAACTCGGGCGGGGTGGTCAACCTGCTGCTGTGGCGGCCTCGCCGCTGGGCGGTGCTCGGCGCCAAGCTGGGTGCGCTGCTCGGCGCGCTGCTGGTGCTCTCCGCGGTGGCCTCGGCCGCGTACCTGGGGACGTTCTGGTTGATCGGTCAGACGGCGGGGCACCCCGGGCACCTGGACGGGGCGTTCTGGGGTTCGCTGGGCGCCATGTACGGGCGGGGACTGGTGCTGGTGCTGCTCGCCGGGGCGGTCGGCTTCGCCATCGCCACGCTGGGCCGGCACACCGCGGCGGCGCTGGGCACGGTCGCCGCGTACCTGGTGGTGTGGGAGCTGGGCGCTCGGCTGGTGCTGCACATCCTCGACGCCGCCCGGCCGGACCAGTGGATGCTGTCCAGCTATCTGGCCGCCTGGCTCAACGGCGAGGTCCGCTTCTGGGACAGGCGCGCCTGCGGGGGCGAGTTCAGCGGTTTCTGCGACCCCATCTACACGCTGAGCTGGGGGTCGGGGCTGACGGTGCTGCTCGGATTGGCGGTCCTGCTGGTCGGTGGGGCGTTCGCCGCGTTCCGCCGCCGCGACCTGATCTGACCGCGGCCGGGGCGGCCCCCGCGACGGCGGGGCCGCCCCGGCAACTCCTTGCAGCACGTACGGGATTCGTGAAGAATTCCTTCACATGGCGGTGCGGGCGACGGGTGGTGGGCGGTCAGCCGACCGTCGAGCCGAACACCTCGTCGCGGACCGCGTCCAGCGCCGTGCGCAGCGCGCCCCGCAGGATCGGCTCCTCGGTCAGCCCGGTGCTGACCACCCGCGGCCGGACCAGGGTGATCGCCGCGACCTCGTGCTGCACCCGCTCGGCCAGCGCCGCGCCGCCCGCCTGGCCCACCTCGCCGGCGAGCACCACCAGCGGCGGGTCGAGCACCACGCAGGTGCTCGCCACGCCGA comes from Micromonospora viridifaciens and encodes:
- a CDS encoding ABC transporter ATP-binding protein, coding for MSAVIEISGLRKTFHSLRQGRRVAVDGFDLLVEAGQVHGFLGPNGSGKTTTLRALLGLVRADGGRMRVLGADSPERLPEVAGRVGAIVESPQFFGNFTARRTLRLLAVAGGVPTSRVDEVLEQVGLLDRSEERVKGYSLGMKQRLAVASALLKQPELLILDEPANGLDPAGIREMRDLMRSLSEAGVTVLLSSHILAEIQLICDHVTIISRGRRVTHGRVDEVLAGFDQHEWQVRVAEPERAVELLGRAGLSVTAHPDHLVVAGVDDPELISRTLGEQGLWVRELIPLRPDLESVFLELTGTTPHPMVPRQLDGPAAGPDDVVIDLDARENREVDA
- a CDS encoding ABC transporter permease subunit; protein product: MNLVRAELERLTARRFVQLMVVLLLVAFAVTAATTLAGSHRPTAAELSQARAQAAAQVRELEMAHDRCLQIKAGQLAPTEHDYIPADCAEVDPGRQERLPIASDYLEGVFTFAAEARPLLYFLITFLVLFGFLVGASYIGADLNSGGVVNLLLWRPRRWAVLGAKLGALLGALLVLSAVASAAYLGTFWLIGQTAGHPGHLDGAFWGSLGAMYGRGLVLVLLAGAVGFAIATLGRHTAAALGTVAAYLVVWELGARLVLHILDAARPDQWMLSSYLAAWLNGEVRFWDRRACGGEFSGFCDPIYTLSWGSGLTVLLGLAVLLVGGAFAAFRRRDLI